In the Actinomycetota bacterium genome, one interval contains:
- a CDS encoding MCE family protein has protein sequence MIGWRIKVNLVAFLIFSLGLVYAMATQVLSVLEPRYSVYAIFPDAGGVFTNQEVTYRGLTVGRVGTMEVVEEGVKIELSIEKTYDQIPKEDIEARVMFKSAVGEQFVDLLPAVDGEPFLAHGDEIPKEQNTIPVSTQELLSTLEAVLRGVPPEALKGAVDALGVGLTGHGPDIATIIESTADLAELFAEKAPEVQGLLRNGSKVGEAFVASRADFARAIEGLVEVSEELSQDRDALKRLLTNTNFTSDEVVSLLETYDRNVDRFLPQFAELNDLQAEHADDLSQIFQFLPTGLDRIARAFEPSTGLVRFGAIGEPASASCSYGTDRRRPTARTKRLPPKNARCANNIDGSRSSGDASSGGSGASAAAAAVTQVLAEEAETSALPQRMDDWSWTLFYLNSM, from the coding sequence GTGATCGGCTGGAGGATCAAGGTCAACCTCGTGGCCTTTTTGATCTTCTCTCTGGGCCTCGTCTACGCGATGGCGACGCAGGTGCTGTCGGTGCTGGAGCCGCGCTATTCGGTCTACGCGATCTTCCCGGACGCCGGCGGCGTGTTCACCAACCAAGAGGTCACCTACCGCGGGCTCACCGTCGGACGGGTGGGGACGATGGAGGTCGTCGAAGAAGGCGTGAAGATCGAGCTGTCGATCGAGAAGACGTACGACCAGATCCCCAAGGAAGACATCGAGGCGCGCGTGATGTTCAAGAGCGCGGTCGGCGAACAGTTCGTCGACCTCCTGCCGGCGGTGGACGGCGAGCCCTTCCTCGCGCACGGGGACGAGATCCCGAAGGAACAGAACACGATTCCCGTCAGCACGCAGGAGCTGCTGAGTACGCTCGAGGCGGTGCTGCGCGGCGTTCCCCCCGAGGCGCTGAAGGGGGCCGTGGACGCGCTCGGCGTCGGGCTCACCGGTCACGGCCCAGACATCGCGACGATCATCGAGTCAACGGCGGACCTTGCCGAGCTGTTCGCGGAGAAGGCGCCCGAAGTGCAGGGGCTCCTTCGGAACGGAAGCAAGGTCGGGGAAGCCTTCGTCGCTTCCCGCGCTGACTTCGCTCGCGCGATCGAAGGGCTGGTCGAGGTCAGCGAAGAGCTGTCGCAAGACCGGGACGCGTTGAAGCGGCTGCTGACGAACACGAACTTCACCTCCGATGAGGTCGTCAGCTTGCTGGAGACCTACGACCGCAACGTCGACCGATTCCTTCCCCAGTTCGCGGAGCTGAACGATCTACAAGCAGAGCACGCCGACGACCTCTCACAGATCTTCCAGTTCCTGCCGACGGGACTGGACAGGATCGCCCGCGCGTTCGAGCCCTCGACCGGGCTCGTCCGCTTCGGCGCCATCGGCGAACCGGCGTCCGCGTCCTGCAGCTATGGAACCGACCGGCGCCGCCCAACCGCCAGAACAAAACGGTTGCCGCCGAAGAACGCTCGGTGCGCGAACAACATCGACGGCTCCAGGTCCTCTGGCGACGCGAGCAGTGGAGGATCCGGCGCAAGCGCGGCGGCCGCCGCGGTGACCCAAGTCCTCGCAGAGGAAGCGGAAACATCCGCCTTGCCGCAGCGCATGGACGACTGGTCCTGGACCCTGTTCTATCTGAACAGCATGTAG
- a CDS encoding HNH endonuclease encodes MYESGLNQCDRGELIDGVGQLHGLECAARRQLLRFVAEVDRREIWKSDGARSTADWVSLRLDMDPRTSGELVEVAIALESLPHIAAAFETGALSWDKVRCLGPVARPEEDQLLANKARSMTLSQVRALARRRKHLSDIEAKSEHDRRFVRLSWGFERRYATLEGRLPAEQAATLEKALDRARDRIPFTNGDEIIGFEARSADALAEIAAGALAADADADRATLLVNVDAELLTTGRGGASLENGAPISPAVAERMSCDCRIQNISRDVDGRIVGIGEVSRSLPPWLRRELQRRDEGCRFPGCGRPRFLDGHHIQHWTKGGKTELPNLISLCRHHHKLLHEGGWSLRGDPAGEVTFVKPNGKALETGTSLLRSEVYDRIFSPDVAGPLIN; translated from the coding sequence GTGTACGAGAGTGGATTGAACCAGTGTGACCGGGGCGAGTTGATCGATGGCGTCGGTCAGTTGCACGGCCTCGAGTGCGCCGCCCGTCGCCAGCTCCTGCGCTTCGTGGCCGAGGTCGACCGGCGCGAGATCTGGAAATCAGACGGCGCCAGGTCGACGGCCGACTGGGTTTCTCTGCGCCTCGACATGGACCCGCGCACCTCCGGCGAACTCGTCGAGGTGGCGATTGCGCTGGAGTCGCTCCCGCACATCGCCGCGGCCTTCGAGACCGGCGCGCTGTCGTGGGACAAGGTCCGCTGTCTCGGCCCCGTTGCCCGCCCCGAAGAAGACCAGCTACTGGCGAACAAGGCTCGGTCCATGACGCTTTCGCAGGTTCGCGCTCTGGCGCGCCGGCGCAAGCACCTAAGCGACATCGAGGCCAAGTCCGAACACGACCGCAGGTTCGTGCGGCTGTCGTGGGGTTTCGAACGTCGCTACGCCACGCTCGAAGGCCGCCTTCCTGCCGAGCAAGCTGCAACCCTCGAAAAGGCGCTCGATCGAGCCCGCGACCGCATCCCGTTCACCAACGGCGACGAGATCATCGGCTTCGAAGCTCGAAGCGCCGACGCCTTGGCCGAGATCGCCGCAGGAGCGCTGGCCGCAGACGCCGACGCCGACCGCGCCACGCTCCTGGTGAACGTCGACGCGGAGCTGTTGACCACCGGTCGCGGTGGTGCCTCGCTCGAAAACGGCGCACCGATCTCTCCGGCTGTGGCCGAGCGCATGAGCTGTGACTGCCGCATCCAGAACATCTCTCGCGATGTCGACGGCCGCATCGTCGGGATCGGCGAGGTGTCGAGGTCGTTGCCGCCGTGGCTCCGGCGCGAGCTGCAGCGGCGCGATGAGGGGTGCCGCTTCCCGGGCTGTGGGCGCCCGAGATTCCTGGATGGCCACCACATCCAGCACTGGACGAAGGGCGGAAAGACCGAGCTACCCAACCTGATCTCTCTGTGTCGCCACCACCACAAGCTGCTGCACGAGGGAGGCTGGAGCCTCCGCGGCGATCCCGCCGGTGAGGTCACGTTCGTCAAACCGAACGGAAAGGCACTCGAAACCGGCACGTCGCTGTTGCGGAGCGAGGTCTATGACCGGATCTTCTCGCCCGACGTTGCGGGACCGTTGATCAACTGA
- a CDS encoding 4a-hydroxytetrahydrobiopterin dehydratase yields MAELLDDEEIEQRLDELGDWEREGDEISKVFEWEDFGRAIKFVNDVAKLADRYDHHPDIDIRWNKVTLVLSTHSEGGLTSIDFDMANDIEQTLT; encoded by the coding sequence GTGGCCGAACTGCTGGACGACGAAGAGATCGAACAACGGCTCGACGAGTTGGGCGACTGGGAGCGCGAAGGCGACGAGATCTCCAAGGTCTTCGAGTGGGAGGATTTCGGGCGTGCGATCAAGTTCGTCAACGACGTCGCCAAGCTCGCCGACCGTTACGACCACCACCCCGACATCGACATCCGGTGGAACAAGGTGACGCTGGTGCTGTCGACTCACTCGGAGGGCGGGCTGACCTCGATCGACTTCGACATGGCCAACGACATCGAACAGACGCTCACTTAG
- the nth gene encoding endonuclease III codes for MSKPAPDRSGTPEERMPEIMRRLKKRYPGAQVALNFSNAFECVVATILSAQSTDARVNLVTEDLFKKYRRPQDFLAVPEEELQSDIQSTGFFRQKTRALRGMSQKLLDDYGGEVPQKMAELMTLPGVARKTANIVQANCYPDAMRKDADAGIAVDTHVGRVAVRLGLTDVGSKEAEKIERRLMELVPKKDWRKVTELFIEHGRRTCDAKKPLCGDCPVEPLCPSSQEAALPDLYRASAAKKRGSTEPKKAAGEGRHGPTGFRSETGSD; via the coding sequence GTGTCCAAGCCCGCCCCCGACCGTTCCGGGACGCCGGAGGAGCGGATGCCGGAGATCATGCGCCGCCTCAAGAAGAGGTATCCCGGGGCGCAGGTCGCTCTGAACTTCTCCAACGCCTTCGAATGCGTCGTCGCCACGATCCTTTCGGCTCAGTCGACCGATGCGCGGGTGAATCTTGTGACCGAGGACCTCTTCAAGAAGTACCGAAGGCCCCAGGACTTCCTGGCGGTGCCCGAGGAGGAGCTCCAGAGCGACATCCAGTCGACGGGCTTCTTCCGGCAGAAGACGCGGGCCCTCAGAGGGATGAGCCAGAAGCTGCTGGACGACTACGGCGGCGAGGTCCCTCAGAAGATGGCCGAGCTGATGACGTTGCCGGGGGTGGCGCGCAAAACGGCCAACATCGTGCAGGCGAACTGCTACCCCGACGCCATGCGGAAGGACGCCGATGCGGGGATAGCGGTGGATACGCACGTGGGTCGCGTGGCGGTGCGGCTCGGCCTGACCGACGTGGGGAGCAAGGAGGCCGAGAAGATCGAGCGTCGCCTGATGGAGCTGGTGCCCAAGAAGGACTGGCGCAAGGTGACCGAGCTGTTCATCGAGCACGGGCGTCGCACCTGCGACGCGAAGAAGCCTCTATGCGGCGATTGCCCAGTGGAGCCGCTGTGCCCGTCGAGCCAGGAGGCGGCCCTCCCCGATCTGTATCGCGCGAGCGCGGCCAAGAAGAGGGGATCGACGGAGCCGAAGAAGGCTGCGGGCGAGGGTCGTCACGGACCAACGGGCTTCAGATCTGAGACCGGGAGCGATTAA
- the paaJ gene encoding phenylacetate-CoA oxygenase subunit PaaJ: MTDVATLEQAVWDALAGVADPEIPAVSVVDMGMIESVALSGDEATITVLPTFTGCPAIAVIESDVRNAVAAVPGVAEVRVETTFSPPWTTERITTDGRRKLEEFGLAPPTGSGPVLIDAIGLPTFAVCPFCGGKNTHNENPFGPTPCRALYYCNDCKNPFEQFKPV, translated from the coding sequence GTGACCGACGTAGCGACCTTGGAGCAGGCGGTGTGGGACGCCTTGGCCGGGGTTGCGGATCCCGAGATACCTGCCGTGTCCGTCGTGGACATGGGCATGATCGAGTCGGTCGCGTTATCCGGCGACGAGGCCACGATCACGGTTCTGCCGACCTTCACCGGCTGTCCTGCGATAGCGGTGATCGAGTCCGACGTTCGCAACGCGGTCGCGGCGGTCCCGGGCGTCGCCGAGGTGCGCGTTGAAACCACCTTCAGCCCGCCATGGACCACCGAGCGCATCACGACCGACGGGCGCAGGAAACTCGAGGAGTTCGGTCTCGCTCCCCCGACGGGCTCCGGACCTGTCCTGATCGACGCGATCGGGTTGCCGACGTTCGCCGTGTGCCCCTTCTGCGGCGGCAAGAACACCCACAACGAGAACCCGTTCGGCCCGACGCCTTGTCGCGCGCTGTACTACTGCAACGACTGCAAGAACCCCTTCGAGCAGTTCAAGCCGGTCTAG
- a CDS encoding NAD(P)-dependent oxidoreductase, with amino-acid sequence MRVFVAGATGVAGRRAVQSLVAAEHRVSAVARDSAKRRWLEEVGAAPVEVDLFEGDAVRSAVGGHDAVVNLTTKIPALARAALPRAWNENDRIRTHVSKNLVDAALATDAGSYIQESLAFMYPDSGDNWIDEDVPVDAPPHARTTLVAERQARRFSAAGGRGVVLRFGQFYAPDATHAESWVAVARRGLSPFPGPPDAFTPLVHADDVGRAIVAALEVPRGTYNVVDHEPLRQGRLAEILAAALRVQRLRFAPTPLMRAGGAKVQMLMRSQRVSNRRFREAAGWQPQFSSAADGFPQMVREVVART; translated from the coding sequence ATGAGGGTGTTTGTTGCGGGGGCTACTGGGGTGGCCGGGCGGCGCGCCGTCCAGAGCCTGGTCGCGGCGGAGCACCGCGTTTCGGCGGTCGCTCGAGACTCGGCGAAGCGGCGTTGGTTGGAGGAGGTTGGGGCGGCTCCGGTCGAGGTGGATCTGTTCGAGGGCGACGCCGTCCGAAGCGCGGTCGGGGGCCACGATGCCGTCGTCAACCTCACGACGAAGATCCCGGCCCTGGCGCGTGCGGCGCTCCCGCGCGCGTGGAACGAGAACGACCGGATCCGAACGCACGTCTCGAAGAACCTCGTGGACGCCGCGCTGGCCACGGACGCCGGCTCCTACATCCAGGAATCGCTCGCCTTCATGTATCCCGACAGCGGAGACAACTGGATCGATGAAGACGTGCCCGTTGACGCTCCCCCGCACGCGCGCACCACGCTGGTGGCGGAGCGGCAGGCGAGGAGGTTCTCCGCCGCTGGCGGCAGAGGCGTCGTGCTGCGGTTCGGCCAGTTCTACGCACCCGATGCGACGCACGCCGAAAGCTGGGTCGCCGTCGCGCGTAGAGGTCTGTCTCCGTTCCCCGGCCCGCCCGATGCTTTCACTCCCCTCGTGCATGCAGACGACGTCGGCCGAGCCATCGTCGCAGCGCTGGAGGTTCCCCGCGGGACCTACAACGTCGTGGATCACGAGCCGCTGCGTCAGGGCCGGCTGGCCGAGATCCTCGCCGCTGCCCTGCGCGTCCAGCGCCTCCGCTTCGCGCCCACGCCTCTCATGCGCGCAGGCGGGGCCAAGGTGCAGATGCTCATGAGGTCGCAGCGCGTGTCGAACCGACGCTTCCGCGAGGCTGCGGGATGGCAGCCGCAGTTCTCAAGCGCGGCCGACGGGTTCCCGCAGATGGTCCGAGAGGTGGTCGCTAGGACCTAA
- a CDS encoding TIGR03617 family F420-dependent LLM class oxidoreductase, with translation MDYGIGVGGSMAMIGPMAKLIEDAGFESCWAAETTNTAFISAATAIQHTSNINVGTAIALAFPRSPTIAAMTAWDLDELSGGRFICGLGSQVKRVNEQRFSVRFEHPGPKLKEYAQVMRTVWAANRGEDVTFEGRFYNVTMPTFHGRPQPDRRDVPIYFAAVGRVMSRICGEVADGLLGHPLASPAYLREVVKPAIAEGADRAGRKPSECNLTGAPMISIHDDPDTARREVKLQIAFYATTRTYTPILEMHGKADIVSTLRDAFEAKDKERMIELIDDELCDAIAAAGTADEVRDKVKEWDGLCDRLLLSPPWYGPRFERMIEIGQAILQTFGTSSAAR, from the coding sequence GTGGATTACGGGATCGGCGTGGGTGGTTCGATGGCGATGATCGGGCCCATGGCGAAGCTGATCGAGGACGCCGGATTCGAGTCTTGTTGGGCCGCGGAGACGACGAACACCGCTTTCATCTCGGCCGCGACCGCGATCCAGCACACGTCGAACATCAACGTGGGCACCGCGATCGCCCTCGCGTTCCCGCGCTCTCCGACGATAGCGGCGATGACGGCGTGGGACCTGGACGAACTCTCCGGAGGCCGGTTCATCTGCGGACTGGGGTCGCAGGTGAAGCGGGTGAACGAACAGCGCTTCTCCGTCAGGTTCGAGCACCCCGGGCCGAAGCTGAAGGAGTACGCGCAGGTGATGCGGACGGTGTGGGCGGCGAATCGCGGCGAGGACGTCACCTTCGAGGGTCGCTTCTACAACGTCACAATGCCGACGTTCCACGGGCGTCCGCAGCCGGACCGGCGCGACGTCCCGATCTACTTCGCGGCCGTCGGACGCGTGATGTCGCGTATCTGCGGCGAGGTTGCCGACGGGCTCCTCGGGCATCCCCTCGCGTCCCCCGCGTACCTCCGCGAGGTCGTGAAACCGGCCATCGCCGAAGGCGCAGACAGGGCGGGTCGCAAACCATCCGAGTGCAACCTCACCGGCGCCCCGATGATCTCGATCCACGATGATCCAGACACGGCGCGGCGAGAGGTCAAGCTCCAGATCGCGTTCTACGCGACGACCCGCACCTACACGCCGATCCTCGAGATGCACGGTAAGGCCGACATCGTGTCCACCCTGCGCGACGCCTTCGAAGCGAAGGACAAGGAGCGGATGATCGAGCTGATCGACGACGAGCTGTGCGATGCGATCGCGGCCGCCGGGACCGCTGACGAGGTGCGCGACAAGGTGAAGGAGTGGGATGGGTTGTGCGACCGGCTCCTGCTGTCGCCACCGTGGTACGGGCCTCGCTTCGAGCGGATGATCGAGATCGGTCAGGCCATCCTGCAGACGTTCGGAACCAGCAGCGCCGCCCGCTAA
- the paaC gene encoding phenylacetate-CoA oxygenase subunit PaaC, giving the protein MSESLVSMLTALADDELILGHRHSEWTGFAPHIEEDVAFSSIAQDEIGHAAAYYALVAKIIGDDADRLALGREKHEYRNAILCERSNGDWAYTLARHWLYDHADALRLEALEDSAHEELAALVTKIRREERYHLLHADTWLKRVAQGPVEGRNRLSDSMARAFQEAVALFEPFEAEEEAVSEGWAAIPSRELQRRFLEQTAEKLDALGLPTQVTSHVEGAEFVASSSGDLIAGDNGNSSAANPDDASGGRRGRRTADFDALWEDMTAMYRVEPGARW; this is encoded by the coding sequence GTGAGTGAGTCGCTGGTCTCGATGTTGACCGCGCTCGCCGACGACGAGCTGATCCTGGGTCACCGCCACTCCGAGTGGACGGGGTTCGCGCCTCACATCGAAGAAGACGTGGCCTTCTCATCGATCGCGCAGGACGAGATCGGCCACGCGGCGGCGTACTACGCGCTGGTCGCGAAGATCATCGGAGACGATGCCGATCGGCTCGCTCTCGGCAGGGAGAAGCACGAGTATCGCAACGCGATCCTGTGCGAGCGCAGCAACGGCGACTGGGCCTACACGCTCGCGCGTCACTGGCTCTACGACCACGCTGACGCGCTGAGGCTCGAGGCTCTGGAGGATTCGGCGCACGAAGAGCTCGCCGCTCTGGTCACCAAGATCCGCCGCGAGGAGCGCTATCACCTGCTGCACGCGGACACCTGGTTGAAGCGGGTTGCGCAGGGCCCCGTCGAGGGCCGAAACAGGCTGTCGGACAGCATGGCCCGGGCTTTTCAAGAAGCGGTCGCGCTGTTCGAGCCGTTCGAGGCCGAGGAAGAGGCCGTCTCCGAAGGGTGGGCCGCGATCCCGTCACGCGAGCTCCAACGCCGGTTCCTCGAGCAGACCGCGGAGAAGCTGGACGCGCTGGGGCTCCCGACGCAGGTAACCAGCCACGTGGAAGGGGCCGAGTTCGTTGCGTCGTCCTCCGGCGACCTGATCGCCGGCGACAACGGCAACTCATCCGCCGCCAATCCGGATGACGCCTCGGGCGGGCGTAGGGGCAGGCGGACCGCAGACTTCGACGCGTTGTGGGAGGACATGACGGCGATGTACCGGGTCGAGCCCGGAGCGCGCTGGTGA
- the paaA gene encoding 1,2-phenylacetyl-CoA epoxidase subunit A, whose protein sequence is MTYEEKLARFTAHVQGGGKVEAEDWMPDDFRNGVLKFIEMHANSEIMGAIPEREQVPRAPSLKRKMSLTAKVQDEVGHAQLLYRVAEDLGKSREAMFGDLVNGKSKFHNVFHYPTKHWGDVAIIGWLIDGAALVTQAALLDSSYAPYTRVLKRICSEEQLHLRHGEDISLEMSSGTESQRAMFQDALNRWWLPIIHFFGPKTNVEKDLLLRWKVKTRTNEDLRQEFLDRYVPRVLELGYTFPAPVPFHDDASGHWLIRDEDIDWQPLEAIKRNEGPETARRLGLRKTIYDSHRWVREALAEPAIHAA, encoded by the coding sequence ATGACCTACGAGGAGAAGCTGGCGCGCTTCACCGCACACGTGCAAGGCGGCGGGAAGGTCGAGGCCGAGGACTGGATGCCGGACGACTTCCGCAACGGAGTCTTGAAGTTCATCGAGATGCACGCCAACTCCGAGATCATGGGCGCGATCCCCGAGCGCGAGCAGGTCCCGCGCGCTCCGTCGCTGAAGCGCAAGATGTCGCTGACCGCCAAGGTGCAGGACGAGGTCGGGCACGCGCAGCTCTTGTACCGGGTCGCCGAAGATCTTGGCAAGAGCCGCGAGGCGATGTTCGGGGACCTCGTCAACGGCAAGTCGAAGTTCCACAACGTCTTCCACTACCCCACCAAGCACTGGGGTGACGTCGCGATCATCGGCTGGTTGATCGACGGCGCCGCGCTCGTCACGCAAGCCGCTCTGCTCGACTCCTCCTACGCTCCGTACACGCGGGTGCTGAAGCGCATCTGCTCGGAGGAACAGCTGCACCTCCGCCACGGCGAGGACATCAGCCTCGAGATGTCTTCGGGCACCGAGTCGCAGCGGGCGATGTTCCAGGACGCGCTGAACCGGTGGTGGCTGCCGATCATCCACTTCTTCGGCCCCAAGACAAACGTCGAGAAAGACCTCCTGCTGCGCTGGAAGGTCAAGACGCGGACCAACGAGGACCTGCGCCAGGAGTTCCTCGACCGCTACGTTCCGCGGGTCCTCGAGCTCGGTTACACGTTTCCGGCGCCGGTCCCGTTCCACGACGACGCCTCTGGTCACTGGCTCATCCGCGACGAGGACATCGACTGGCAGCCGCTGGAGGCGATCAAGCGGAACGAGGGACCCGAGACGGCGCGACGACTCGGCTTGCGAAAGACGATCTATGACTCGCATCGGTGGGTACGCGAGGCGCTCGCGGAGCCGGCGATCCACGCCGCATGA
- a CDS encoding 4-hydroxy-3-methylbut-2-enyl diphosphate reductase: MKKVILAAPRGYCAGVDRAVQIVERALKTVGPPVYVRKEIVHNRHVVEELEKAGAIFVDQETEIPEGAVCVFSAHGVSPEVRRNAEARGLQVIDATCPLVTKVHLEAKRFARAGRKIVLVGHEGHEEIEGTAGQAPERTFVVEGVEQIDDLDLDPNEPVSYLTQTTLSVDDTLNVVEALRDRFTDLQGPRSDDICYATQNRQVAVKAIAPDADLVLIVGAFNSSNSNRLVEVARDMGTPAHLVPDETHLDPSWLQGVETVGVSSGASAPEVLVDRLLQKLASFGYDTVETREVTTEDITFSLPPWLREQKEAETAS, encoded by the coding sequence ATGAAGAAGGTCATCCTCGCTGCCCCCCGCGGCTACTGCGCGGGCGTCGACCGGGCGGTGCAGATAGTCGAGCGGGCGCTTAAGACGGTGGGGCCTCCCGTCTACGTGCGCAAGGAGATCGTGCACAACCGCCACGTGGTCGAGGAGCTCGAGAAAGCGGGCGCGATCTTCGTCGATCAAGAGACCGAGATCCCCGAGGGCGCCGTCTGCGTCTTCTCCGCTCACGGCGTCTCTCCCGAGGTCCGCCGCAATGCCGAAGCGCGTGGGCTGCAGGTGATCGACGCCACCTGCCCGCTCGTGACGAAAGTGCACCTGGAGGCGAAGCGGTTCGCTCGCGCCGGCCGCAAGATCGTGCTGGTGGGACACGAGGGGCACGAGGAGATCGAGGGCACCGCGGGACAGGCGCCGGAGCGCACGTTCGTGGTCGAAGGGGTCGAGCAGATCGACGACCTCGATCTGGACCCGAACGAACCGGTGTCGTATCTCACCCAGACCACGCTGTCGGTGGACGACACGCTGAACGTGGTCGAGGCGCTACGCGATCGGTTCACCGACCTGCAGGGGCCCCGCTCGGACGACATCTGCTACGCGACGCAAAACCGCCAGGTCGCGGTGAAGGCGATAGCGCCCGACGCCGACCTGGTTCTCATCGTCGGTGCCTTCAACTCGAGCAACTCGAACCGACTGGTCGAAGTCGCCCGCGACATGGGCACGCCCGCACACCTGGTCCCGGACGAGACCCATCTGGATCCGTCCTGGCTGCAAGGCGTAGAAACGGTGGGCGTCAGCTCCGGCGCCAGCGCCCCGGAGGTCCTCGTCGACCGACTACTGCAGAAGCTGGCGAGCTTCGGCTACGACACCGTCGAGACGCGCGAGGTCACGACCGAAGACATCACGTTCTCCCTGCCGCCCTGGCTACGCGAGCAGAAGGAAGCGGAGACGGCGAGTTAG